From Rickettsia endosymbiont of Ceutorhynchus obstrictus, a single genomic window includes:
- the radA gene encoding DNA repair protein RadA, with product MSKEKKHYTCSNCGNVSLKWSGQCFDCGVWGTILEEIVSSNKALVKAGSKQNIEKLSSVAIEQLRIPTPIHELNRVLGGGLVTGSAILIGGDPGIGKSTLLLQLVASSFPININCLYITGEESLDQIKLRALRLELVNKETNILAATNLEDIISTIEANKENIDLVVIDSIQTISTKELSSPPGTVSQIRACAYELVNYAKQNNIILLLSCHVTKDGQLAGPKILEHLVDTVLYFEGDHNNHFRILRSYKNRFGGVGEIGVFEMSSTGLTEVSNPSELFLMKRDKNVTGIAIFAGLEGSRPLLTEVQALIVPSNMVTPRRSAVGWDLNRLSMILAVLSSRIGLNLSAHEVYLSVAGGLKITEPASDLAVAAALISAATNIAVPEQSVFFGEIGLSGEIRKTSQANARIKEAVKLGFNKIICSKLENLQYDFISSVTHLRELKEIIK from the coding sequence ATGAGCAAAGAAAAAAAACACTATACATGCTCAAATTGCGGTAATGTTAGCCTTAAATGGTCAGGTCAGTGTTTTGATTGCGGAGTATGGGGAACAATTCTCGAAGAAATAGTAAGCTCAAATAAAGCGCTTGTAAAAGCCGGTAGTAAACAAAATATAGAAAAACTCTCAAGCGTTGCGATCGAGCAATTACGTATCCCGACACCTATCCACGAATTAAATAGAGTTCTCGGCGGCGGGCTTGTTACCGGTTCCGCTATTTTAATCGGCGGTGATCCCGGAATCGGTAAATCAACTTTGTTATTGCAGTTGGTCGCCAGCTCATTTCCTATAAATATCAATTGCTTATATATCACAGGTGAGGAATCGCTTGATCAAATAAAACTCCGGGCTTTAAGGCTAGAGCTAGTAAATAAAGAAACAAATATTTTAGCTGCTACTAATTTAGAAGATATTATTTCAACCATTGAGGCAAATAAAGAAAATATTGATTTAGTAGTTATCGATTCTATCCAAACCATTTCAACAAAAGAATTATCTTCCCCGCCCGGTACTGTTTCTCAAATTCGTGCTTGCGCTTACGAACTAGTAAATTATGCTAAGCAAAATAATATTATTCTGCTGCTTAGTTGTCACGTAACGAAAGACGGGCAACTTGCGGGTCCTAAAATATTAGAGCATTTGGTAGATACGGTATTATATTTTGAAGGAGATCATAATAACCATTTTCGTATTTTACGTTCCTATAAAAATCGTTTCGGCGGAGTAGGGGAGATTGGTGTTTTTGAGATGAGTAGTACGGGTTTGACGGAAGTATCTAACCCGTCTGAATTATTTTTAATGAAACGCGATAAAAACGTAACCGGCATTGCAATTTTTGCGGGTCTTGAAGGATCAAGACCGCTACTTACGGAAGTTCAAGCGTTAATCGTGCCTTCAAATATGGTTACTCCTAGGCGTTCCGCCGTTGGATGGGATTTAAATCGGTTATCGATGATTTTAGCGGTGCTTAGTAGTAGAATAGGGCTTAATTTATCTGCTCATGAAGTGTATTTAAGCGTTGCGGGAGGTCTTAAAATTACCGAACCGGCTTCGGATTTAGCGGTAGCTGCCGCATTAATTTCAGCCGCAACGAATATAGCGGTACCGGAGCAGAGCGTATTTTTCGGGGAAATAGGTTTATCCGGAGAAATAAGAAAAACATCCCAAGCCAATGCTAGAATAAAAGAAGCCGTCAAGCTTGGATTTAATAAAATTATTTGCTCTAAGTTAGAAAATTTACAATATGATTTTATTTCTTCTGTTACTCATTTAAGAGAGTTAAAAGAGATAATAAAATAA
- the rsmD gene encoding 16S rRNA (guanine(966)-N(2))-methyltransferase RsmD, with amino-acid sequence MLKIIAGKYKNLVIPTLEKAKYRPSTGKFREALFSILSSGEFIDYKLFENNINVLDLFSGSGSLAFEALSRGVGTITLIDANLECLKVAKEFAKTLGESDKAYFVNINALILPKANKVFDLVFIDPPYYNNIVPKVMKELIKNNWLKNGSIIVIEMSKTDNYLLDKDVEIIKDKVYGKSKLLVLRYTYVTVA; translated from the coding sequence GTGTTAAAAATTATAGCCGGTAAGTATAAAAATCTAGTAATACCTACTTTAGAAAAAGCGAAATACAGACCCTCTACCGGCAAGTTTCGTGAAGCATTATTTAGTATCTTAAGCTCCGGAGAATTTATTGACTATAAATTATTTGAAAATAACATTAATGTTTTAGACCTATTTTCCGGTAGCGGTAGCCTCGCTTTTGAAGCTTTATCGAGAGGCGTCGGAACTATTACCTTGATCGATGCAAATCTTGAATGTCTGAAAGTGGCGAAAGAATTTGCTAAAACGTTAGGAGAGTCGGATAAAGCTTATTTTGTTAATATAAATGCTTTAATTCTACCCAAAGCTAATAAAGTTTTTGACCTCGTTTTTATTGATCCTCCATATTACAATAATATAGTGCCTAAAGTAATGAAGGAACTCATAAAAAATAACTGGTTAAAAAACGGCTCTATTATAGTTATTGAAATGTCTAAAACCGATAATTACCTATTAGATAAAGATGTAGAAATAATTAAAGATAAGGTATATGGTAAGAGTAAGTTACTTGTTTTAAGGTATACTTATGTTACGGTTGCGTGA
- a CDS encoding pseudouridine synthase — MQRLAKAISNSGVCSRRDAEGLIIAGKVKVDGSIIVYPATNVNDDNQIEVSGTLINQQQGTRLWIYYKPVGLITTHKDPLARKTVFEELVGLPRVISVGRLDLNSEGLLLLTNSGDLARQFELPANKIKRIYKVRAYGNPQSLLNGNYRNIKINGIYYNPESIKLIQESTTNSWFEVVLTEGKNREIRKIFEYFGLKVNRLIRTQYGNFTLDNLKAGEYKEVKYIKSLQVM, encoded by the coding sequence ATGCAAAGACTAGCCAAAGCAATTAGTAATTCCGGAGTGTGTTCTCGGCGCGATGCAGAAGGATTAATCATTGCAGGTAAGGTAAAAGTTGACGGTTCTATAATTGTATATCCTGCAACAAATGTTAACGATGACAATCAAATTGAAGTATCAGGAACATTAATAAATCAGCAGCAAGGAACAAGGCTTTGGATATATTATAAGCCTGTAGGTTTAATTACCACTCATAAAGACCCGTTAGCTCGAAAAACAGTATTTGAAGAATTGGTCGGTTTGCCTCGTGTAATTTCAGTAGGTAGATTAGATTTAAATAGTGAAGGATTGTTATTGCTCACTAATAGCGGTGATTTAGCAAGGCAATTTGAATTGCCTGCAAATAAAATAAAGCGTATATATAAGGTAAGAGCTTACGGAAACCCTCAGTCTTTATTAAATGGTAATTACCGCAATATAAAAATTAACGGTATATATTATAATCCGGAATCAATAAAGCTAATTCAGGAAAGCACAACTAATTCATGGTTTGAAGTAGTTTTAACTGAAGGAAAAAATCGTGAAATTAGAAAAATATTTGAATATTTCGGTTTAAAAGTTAATCGTTTAATCCGAACTCAATATGGGAATTTTACACTGGATAATCTTAAAGCCGGGGAGTATAAGGAAGTAAAATATATAAAAAGTTTACAAGTTATGTAA
- a CDS encoding patatin-like phospholipase family protein — MSKIKEMQDAQQNPIEYIAFSGGGAKGAIYSGAYAAAKESGIFDEVKAVAGSSAGAITAALAATGTTPEKFEEISKNTNMQSLLGKKGFSAGPIQINKDGKPLYDLLESTIKENIGNFLQRSDIVNVADDKALDELRERYQNQGKIYFKDIALLRQYDPVQYKDLVVTAVQKDTGELTIFNSFDTPNVEIALACRASASIPLVFEPVEIDDKLYVDGGYRDNIPTKYFSGNEPKFDIKDVSDDMEEITLAKKQGRTLAMAFGSGMEADANIAIYSAKKFGNPSEVVKFLADILFKTLARVSGKFKYTETLKETNEQLRENALNTVVLNTKGVDTLDFNDAQKYADYLHIKGYCQTREYLDNHQLGKEADKTFEHQKFLLNVYEAYNNKNLNKTFGTKLLEMIIPSNEQKPSKWQDGIIENQEDKAKMLLSFCKPGALSPEELQTKLKEYVIVAALSRNNTLKADTNSLKTLIHGLNDATTPDKIKEDFIKLLAIDKNKDARFDKNKSYNENIAKFKFNSKDFELFLNVNKSEALKFQNKTDRRI; from the coding sequence ATGTCTAAAATCAAAGAAATGCAAGACGCGCAGCAAAACCCTATTGAATATATAGCTTTTAGCGGCGGCGGGGCTAAAGGTGCAATATATTCAGGTGCTTATGCAGCTGCAAAAGAATCAGGAATATTTGACGAAGTTAAAGCCGTTGCCGGTTCTTCTGCCGGTGCTATAACCGCAGCACTTGCTGCTACCGGTACAACCCCCGAAAAATTTGAAGAAATTTCTAAAAATACTAACATGCAGTCATTACTTGGGAAAAAAGGATTTTCTGCCGGACCGATTCAGATAAATAAAGACGGTAAACCCTTATATGATCTGTTAGAGAGTACGATCAAAGAAAATATAGGAAATTTTTTGCAAAGATCGGATATCGTAAATGTAGCAGATGATAAAGCACTTGATGAGCTACGAGAAAGATACCAAAATCAAGGAAAAATATATTTTAAGGATATAGCATTACTGCGACAATATGACCCTGTGCAATATAAAGATTTAGTCGTTACCGCAGTTCAAAAAGATACCGGCGAGTTAACTATTTTTAATAGTTTTGATACTCCGAATGTTGAAATTGCTTTAGCGTGCCGTGCTTCCGCCTCGATTCCATTAGTTTTTGAACCGGTAGAAATTGACGATAAGTTATATGTTGACGGCGGTTATAGGGATAATATACCGACAAAATATTTCTCCGGAAATGAACCGAAGTTTGACATAAAAGACGTAAGCGATGATATGGAGGAAATTACCTTAGCAAAAAAACAAGGAAGAACCTTAGCTATGGCTTTTGGTAGCGGTATGGAAGCCGATGCAAATATTGCTATATATAGTGCTAAAAAATTTGGAAATCCAAGTGAAGTTGTAAAGTTTTTAGCTGACATACTGTTTAAAACTCTTGCAAGAGTTAGTGGAAAATTTAAATATACCGAAACTTTAAAAGAGACTAATGAACAATTACGTGAAAATGCTTTAAATACCGTAGTTTTGAATACCAAGGGAGTAGATACCCTTGACTTTAACGATGCACAAAAATATGCCGATTATTTACATATCAAAGGATATTGTCAAACTAGAGAGTATTTAGATAACCATCAATTAGGTAAAGAAGCCGATAAAACATTTGAGCATCAAAAATTTTTATTAAATGTTTATGAGGCTTATAACAATAAAAACTTGAATAAGACTTTTGGGACGAAATTATTAGAGATGATAATTCCCTCAAATGAACAAAAACCTTCAAAATGGCAAGACGGTATTATTGAAAATCAAGAGGATAAAGCAAAGATGTTATTATCTTTTTGTAAACCCGGAGCATTATCACCTGAAGAATTGCAAACAAAGCTTAAAGAATATGTAATAGTTGCAGCACTTAGCCGCAATAATACTTTAAAAGCCGATACAAACTCATTAAAAACTTTGATTCATGGATTAAATGATGCTACTACTCCGGATAAAATAAAAGAAGATTTTATAAAATTACTTGCTATCGATAAAAATAAAGATGCAAGATTTGATAAAAATAAATCCTATAATGAAAATATCGCTAAATTTAAATTTAATAGTAAAGATTTTGAATTATTTCTTAATGTAAATAAAAGTGAAGCTTTAAAATTTCAAAATAAAACTGATAGAAGGATATGA
- a CDS encoding superoxide dismutase, which translates to MVYCTKSNQTSYPFVLPDLPYDKDSFKPHFTAETFDYHHGKHHQTYVTNLNNLLKDDTELQKMDLEELIAHSSSNSSYAIFNNAAQIWNHSFFWHSIKSKGGGNPTGKILELINKDFGSFENFREQFKTAAIGQFGSGWAWLIYHDNKLQIIKTANAETPIVNGMKPIIACDVWEHAYYIDYRNKRPDYVDIFIKHMINWEFAERNLIK; encoded by the coding sequence ATGGTTTACTGTACTAAATCTAATCAAACTTCTTATCCTTTCGTTTTACCGGATTTACCTTATGATAAAGATAGTTTCAAGCCGCATTTTACAGCCGAGACTTTTGACTATCATCACGGTAAGCATCATCAAACCTATGTTACCAATTTAAATAACTTATTAAAAGACGATACGGAATTACAAAAAATGGATTTAGAAGAATTAATAGCTCATTCTTCTAGCAATTCAAGCTATGCAATTTTCAATAATGCAGCGCAAATATGGAATCATAGTTTTTTTTGGCACTCAATCAAATCGAAAGGCGGCGGTAATCCTACCGGCAAAATATTAGAATTAATCAATAAAGATTTCGGTAGTTTTGAAAATTTCCGTGAGCAATTTAAAACGGCAGCAATAGGGCAATTCGGTAGCGGTTGGGCGTGGCTTATATATCATGATAATAAGTTACAAATTATAAAAACAGCTAATGCCGAAACTCCTATAGTTAATGGAATGAAGCCTATAATAGCTTGTGATGTTTGGGAACATGCTTATTATATTGATTATAGAAATAAACGCCCTGATTATGTTGATATCTTTATTAAACATATGATTAATTGGGAATTTGCCGAACGTAATTTAATAAAATAG
- a CDS encoding type II toxin-antitoxin system VapC family toxin: protein MTSFVLDSSVTLSWFMPDEIADLKILNKTVKEGAIVPSVWGLEIGNSLLSAERSGRLTTIQRHQAIYTLKDIYIKVDQTTLEHTWLETMELAERYKLTLYDASYLELALRFGLPLATFDKLLKNASQAAGIIVI from the coding sequence ATGACATCTTTTGTTTTAGATTCGTCAGTGACGCTTTCGTGGTTTATGCCTGACGAGATAGCAGATTTAAAAATATTAAATAAAACTGTAAAAGAGGGTGCAATTGTTCCATCAGTTTGGGGGCTTGAAATAGGTAATTCTTTACTATCAGCAGAACGCTCAGGACGTCTTACCACGATTCAACGTCATCAAGCAATTTACACCTTGAAAGATATTTATATAAAAGTTGATCAAACAACCTTAGAACATACTTGGCTTGAAACAATGGAATTAGCAGAACGTTATAAGTTAACACTTTATGACGCTAGTTATTTGGAATTGGCATTACGCTTTGGATTACCACTGGCAACCTTTGATAAGTTATTGAAAAATGCAAGTCAAGCTGCAGGGATTATTGTTATATAA
- a CDS encoding type II toxin-antitoxin system Phd/YefM family antitoxin, producing MQNSITAFDAKTHFSKILDRASKGEEILITRRGVAAAKIVPVNTTHDIEVAKLAAIRLRKLAKEINLQPADWEEWKKYRDIGKK from the coding sequence ATGCAAAATTCAATTACCGCCTTTGATGCTAAAACCCATTTTTCTAAGATACTTGATCGAGCTAGTAAAGGTGAAGAAATCTTAATTACTAGAAGAGGCGTTGCTGCTGCAAAGATTGTACCGGTTAATACTACACACGATATTGAGGTTGCAAAGCTAGCAGCTATAAGGCTTAGAAAACTTGCTAAGGAAATTAATTTACAACCTGCCGATTGGGAAGAATGGAAGAAATATAGAGATATAGGGAAGAAGTAA
- a CDS encoding palindromic element RPE3 domain-containing protein: protein MRMPHFPVPTWKNNDKYDLENIAILLKALGDPHLKLPPVIHIAGTNGKGSSAAMLKSIFTAAGYKVHVYTSPHLLEFNERIVIAGEKISDSELWEVCEQTRIASIKANVESTFFDGTTAAAFLAFANNKADILILETGLGGRLDSTNIVPNPLITLITPISYDHIERLGGTLPLIAKEKAGIIKPFVPCVISAQVEEVYEVLLTKAAALNSPAFCYEYDFGMKKTAEGFSYLSKNFTYEFPAPSLLGDHQLINAAAVIAVITLINKQFNIDNKAIEKGLKNTIWPARIQKIDRQKYSKLTKSNIQLNSESFRQDEFKGELSYRTRVREYRRIQKNSLVSSFMNDAVQIWVDGAHNNGSAQVLAAWAYDNLEPPIYLILGMTKNRSIEEFCSYFRGLTIKGYGVKVLSEPLSYSAEIISQRGERSGINFATADSLEDAIKEISALSGNNKANIIITGSLYLAADFFKLI, encoded by the coding sequence ATGAGAATGCCGCATTTTCCGGTTCCAACCTGGAAAAATAACGACAAATACGATCTTGAAAATATTGCTATCTTGCTGAAAGCTTTAGGTGATCCTCATCTAAAGCTCCCGCCTGTTATTCATATAGCCGGCACTAACGGTAAAGGCTCAAGCGCAGCTATGCTTAAAAGTATTTTTACCGCCGCCGGTTATAAAGTACATGTCTATACATCACCTCATTTGCTGGAATTTAACGAAAGAATAGTAATAGCCGGCGAGAAAATTTCTGATTCGGAACTTTGGGAAGTTTGTGAGCAAACTAGGATAGCAAGCATAAAAGCAAATGTTGAATCGACTTTTTTTGACGGTACTACGGCAGCGGCTTTTTTAGCATTCGCAAATAATAAAGCCGACATATTAATTTTAGAGACGGGACTTGGCGGTCGCCTAGATTCTACTAATATAGTGCCAAATCCTTTAATTACGTTAATTACGCCGATTTCATATGACCATATAGAGCGGTTAGGGGGAACTCTGCCTTTAATAGCGAAGGAAAAAGCCGGTATTATAAAACCCTTTGTACCTTGTGTTATTAGCGCGCAGGTGGAGGAAGTTTATGAAGTGCTACTTACCAAAGCTGCAGCACTAAACTCACCGGCTTTTTGTTATGAATATGATTTTGGGATGAAAAAAACAGCTGAAGGTTTTTCTTACTTATCAAAAAATTTTACTTATGAATTTCCGGCTCCGTCTCTTCTAGGTGATCATCAATTAATAAATGCCGCTGCGGTTATTGCCGTAATAACCTTAATTAACAAGCAATTTAATATTGATAATAAAGCTATAGAAAAAGGACTCAAAAACACTATCTGGCCGGCGAGAATTCAAAAAATTGATCGACAAAAATATTCTAAATTAACAAAAAGTAATATACAGCTAAATTCAGAAAGTTTTAGACAAGATGAATTTAAGGGTGAGCTAAGCTACCGTACTAGAGTACGTGAGTACAGGCGAATCCAGAAAAATTCGCTTGTATCAAGCTTTATGAATGATGCTGTACAAATTTGGGTAGACGGTGCGCATAATAACGGCAGCGCGCAAGTGCTAGCCGCTTGGGCGTATGATAACCTTGAACCTCCAATATATTTAATACTCGGAATGACTAAAAATAGGAGTATTGAAGAATTTTGTTCGTATTTTAGGGGTTTGACAATTAAGGGGTACGGTGTTAAAGTATTATCCGAACCTTTAAGTTATAGCGCAGAGATAATTAGCCAAAGAGGAGAGAGGAGCGGTATTAATTTTGCGACAGCCGACTCGCTTGAGGATGCAATTAAAGAAATAAGTGCATTAAGCGGTAATAATAAAGCAAATATTATAATAACCGGCTCACTTTACTTAGCTGCCGATTTTTTTAAGTTGATCTAG
- a CDS encoding DUF1653 domain-containing protein, producing the protein MMRSGIYQHYQGKLYQVIGIARHATRP; encoded by the coding sequence ATGATGCGCTCCGGTATATATCAACATTATCAAGGCAAGCTTTATCAAGTTATCGGTATTGCAAGACATGCAACAAGGCCTTAA
- the dnaN gene encoding DNA polymerase III subunit beta: MEIINKNENNNRLKIIINTKSLVHALAFASSVVEKRNVISELANIKLLAKDNMLELSSTNMDLYLSQKIGVQVVNEGELTVSTKTLNDIVKKLPDTELTLTDLGKSGLQILGKNCHFNLFTLPASSFPVMDNIQVEASLKISCIDFAKIIESTKFSISTDETRYNLNGIYLHVKDGEFCAASTDGHRLSVSSIALKEKIEDFGIIIPQKSAEEILKIVKDAKNIQADIEIFLSVNKIKFICNEDTIMLSKLIDGTFPDYGAFIPASSNTKLVINRKIFADSIDRIAIITVDKFKAVKLTLSAEDLEISATGEARGDAKETIESSKEAEAFYEYDGAEPLTIGFNPQYLEDVLKAKADLVELYFIDASSPVLIKFPETPKDIFVVMPVKV; the protein is encoded by the coding sequence ATGGAAATAATTAATAAGAATGAAAATAACAACAGGTTAAAGATAATAATTAATACCAAATCATTAGTTCATGCTTTAGCGTTTGCCAGTTCCGTCGTCGAAAAACGTAACGTAATATCGGAGCTTGCAAATATTAAATTATTGGCAAAGGACAATATGTTAGAACTTAGTTCCACAAATATGGATTTATATTTGAGCCAAAAAATAGGTGTTCAGGTAGTAAATGAAGGGGAGTTAACGGTATCAACGAAAACTTTAAATGATATAGTTAAAAAACTTCCTGATACTGAGCTTACTTTAACTGATTTAGGTAAATCGGGATTGCAAATATTAGGTAAAAATTGTCATTTTAATTTGTTCACTCTGCCGGCATCCTCATTTCCGGTAATGGATAACATTCAGGTAGAAGCAAGTTTAAAAATCTCTTGCATAGATTTTGCTAAAATAATTGAATCGACAAAATTTTCAATTTCTACCGATGAAACCCGTTATAATTTAAACGGGATTTATCTACATGTGAAAGACGGCGAGTTTTGCGCTGCTAGTACCGATGGTCATAGGCTTTCGGTTTCATCTATAGCATTAAAAGAAAAAATAGAAGATTTCGGTATTATTATTCCACAAAAAAGTGCCGAAGAAATTTTAAAAATAGTAAAAGATGCCAAGAATATTCAAGCGGATATCGAGATTTTCTTAAGTGTGAACAAAATTAAATTTATATGTAATGAAGACACTATTATGCTATCCAAGCTAATAGACGGTACTTTCCCTGATTACGGGGCTTTTATTCCGGCGAGTAGCAACACTAAACTAGTGATTAACCGCAAAATATTTGCCGATTCTATAGATAGGATTGCTATAATAACGGTTGATAAATTTAAGGCGGTGAAATTAACTTTATCTGCGGAAGATCTTGAAATTAGTGCTACCGGTGAAGCAAGAGGAGACGCCAAAGAGACTATTGAATCTTCTAAAGAAGCAGAGGCTTTTTATGAATATGACGGTGCAGAGCCTTTAACAATAGGGTTTAACCCACAATATTTAGAAGATGTATTAAAAGCTAAAGCCGACCTAGTGGAGTTATATTTTATTGATGCTTCTTCGCCGGTGCTTATTAAATTCCCCGAAACCCCAAAAGATATTTTTGTCGTTATGCCGGTAAAAGTTTGA